A portion of the Chaetodon trifascialis isolate fChaTrf1 chromosome 7, fChaTrf1.hap1, whole genome shotgun sequence genome contains these proteins:
- the LOC139334071 gene encoding actin-binding Rho-activating protein gives MGTNSQSTTVMETEDDSPAPAQFSDDTAVCIASVKGLKENWQKWSNEHREYQKHNPFSHDTRPSVVVPQRGQDDYGRPLQGSMTEQRGKDAHTHISREVQELCEVIRNIGELRDRAGSGRDGKVITVEFGKLFEHYVTISNKLVGILLRARKQRLVEFEGEMLWQGQDDHVTITLLQ, from the coding sequence ATGGGGACGAACAGCCAGAGCACCACCGTCATGGAAACTGAAGATGATTCCCCAGCTCCTGCTCAGTTTAGTGACGACACTGCAGTGTGCATTGCTTCTGTGAAAGGCTTAAAGGAGAACTGGCAGAAGTGGTCCAATGAGCACCGGGAGTACCAGAAGCACAACCCCTTCAGTCATGACACCAGGCCAAGTGTGGTGGTCCCGCAGAGGGGGCAGGACGACTATGGGAGGCCCCTGCAGGGCTCCATGACGGAGCAGCGGGGGAAggacgctcacacacacatcagcagagaggttcaggagctgtgtgaagtgatAAGGAACATCGGAGAGCTGAGAGACAGGGCTGGAAGCGGCAGAGATGGGAAAGTGATCACTGTAGAATTTGGGAAACTGTTCGAGCATTATGTGACTATCTCTAATAAACTGGTGGGGATTCTTCTTCGAGCAAGGAAGCAGAGGCTGGTTGAGTTTGAGGGGGAGATGCTGTGGCAGGGGCAGGATGACCATGTAACTATCACTCTGTTGCAGTGA
- the trmt11 gene encoding tRNA (guanine(10)-N2)-methyltransferase homolog yields the protein MATTNSRSCFKYLLHLAHDNLDFRLPEIKALIALRGKPFQPSENFKEKSPFWSLNGLSEEDVRGIMARSVCAKSAFELWGHGKTHSELRTSLLSYPSENMSPFMHKDSTYRINVYTFNKTLDFADRIKRIDAMEYLPFEGTVSLKSPQHIFCLLEDYGTDPNNIPEHPDYIYFGRWIADGQRELIRSHSVKNRHFIGNTTMDAGLSFIMTNHAKVKENDLVFDPFVGTGSLLVACSQFGAYVCGTDIDYNTIHGKGRSSRKNQKWRGPDENIRANLRQYGTEKMYLDVMVCDASKPVWRKTALFDAIITDPPYGIRESTRRTGSHKDITKPPDGNYVESHIPVSQAYHLSDIFTDLLNFSAHHLIMGGRLVYWLPIYRPEYCEEMVPLHPCLRLISNCEQTLSSHTSRRLITMEKIKEPEELDSLAHLADPCVSPYQGHNSFREKYFSGQNKRSVKEDNKSDASGK from the exons ATGGCGACCACCAATAGTCGATCATGCTTCAAGTATCTACTACATCTTGCCCACGATAATCTGGACTTCAGGTTACCG GAGATTAAGGCTTTGATAGCTCTCAGAGGAAAACCATTCCAGCCAAGCGAAAACTTCAAAGAAAAG TCTCCTTTCTGGTCTCTGAATGGTTTGTCTGAGGAGGATGTCCGTGGCATCATGGCCAGATCTGTTTGTGCAAA GTCTGCTTTTGAACTATGGGGCCACGGAAAAACGCACAGTGAACTCAGAACATCCCTCTTGAGTTACCCATCAGAGAACATG TCACCGTTCATGCACAAAGACTCAACTTACAGAATTAATGTCTACACTTTCAACAAGACTCTGGACTTTGCGGACAGAATCAAAAGGATTGAT GCTATGGAGTATCTTCCGTTTGAAGGCACAGTGAGCCTGAAGAGCCCTCAACACATCTTCTGCTTGTTGGAGGATTACGGCACAGACCCCAACAACATCCCCGAGCATCCAGACTACATCTATTTTGGCAGATGG ATAGCTGATGGGCAGCGTGAACTGATTCGCTCCCACAGTGTGAAGAACAGACACTTCATAGGAAACACCACTATGGATGCTGGGCTCTCATTTATTATGACCAACCACGCTAAGGTCAAAGAGAATGACCTCGTCTTTGACCCGTTTGTTGGCACAG GGAGCCTGTTGGTAGCATGTTCTCAGTTTGGAGCGTATGTCTGTGGAACAGATATTGATTACAACACGATTCATGGCAAAG GCCGGTCGAGCCGCAAAAACCAGAAGTGGCGAGGACCTGACGAGAATATCAGAGCCAACCTGCGGCAGTATGGAACAGAGAAGATGTATTTAGATGTCATGGTGTGTGATGCATCCAAGCCAGTGTGGAGGAAGACTGCACTGTTTGACGCCATCATCACTGATC CTCCGTATGGTATCCGTGAGTCCACAAGGAGAACGGGGTCCCACAAAGACATAACCAAACCCCCTGATGGCAA CTACGTTGAGTCTCACATCCCCGTTTCACAGGCGTACCACCTGAGTGACATCTTCACAGATCTGTTAAACTTCTCTGCCCACCACCTGATCATGGGTGGGAGGCTGGTCTATTGGCTGCCTATCTACAGACCAGA GTACTGTGAGGAGATGGTGCCTCTTCATCCATGTCTGCGGCTCATCAGTAACTGTGAGCAGACGCTCTCCAGCCACACCTCACGACGCCTGATCACCATGGAGAAGATCAAGGAGCCCGAG GAACTGGACAGCCTGGCCCATCTGGCAGACCCGTGCGTCAGCCCCTACCAAGGACACAACTCCTTCAGAGAGAAGTATTTCAGTGGTCAAAACAAGAGGAGTGTCAAGGAGGACAACAAATCGGATGCCAGTGGAAAGTGA